A section of the Pseudanabaena mucicola str. Chao 1806 genome encodes:
- a CDS encoding DUF3536 domain-containing protein: protein MTVAASVSSPNVQRSTDSGIYITIHGHFYQPPRENPYLNAIERQESAAPFHDWNARIHHECYRPNAFSRIERHDGKIVKIVNNYEYMSFNMGPTLLSWMEFYDRDTYQAILDADKRSAERLNGHGNAIAQVYNHIIMPLANWRDKLTQIRWGKADFKSRFGRDPEGMWLAETAVDYETLEALVIEGIKFIVLAPSQAQRCRPMSTKDNPNPAWEEVGGAQIDPNRPYRCYLRRHSNSVGNVSDLGQFHLPPDTDAYIDVFFYDGPISRDMGFGDLLGSSHNFVKRLSQAVRNDHRPHQMVSVATDGETFGHHKHFTEKTLSYAFVEEFPKRGWTMTNYAHYLSLFPPTYEAELKPVTAWSCAHGVDRWQGGCNCGGEGSNYQQLWRKPLRESLNWLRDRLATVYVDIGRKYFNDPWEARDRYIEVLQDSLRDNIPDFSPTLDRFFEQQCGNKVTSSAQRIDALRLLEMQRHALLMFTSCGWFFEELSRPETVQILRYAARAIELAADVAGVLLEDEFIHRMVKAPSNLAEFKDGEGVYRKQVITNRISLAQVAAQYALSSTLGNYGRSQQIYCYQIQQQDYQLQRIGSMSLAIGQIYLTSRITQESVSYIFAVLHLGGDDFHCCIQPFTGRREYEEIKATLFKTLKQANTASVILAMASTFSGEQFSLHHLFAEERHRILQVLADETLTRLDQLYEQVYRDNYGILISFRRDGLPVPPELQVAADIVLNNRLTEELKKLETGASLPNVGLDAVAIEAINLGCKFTQLEDAKILEKYILRQIQELSQIQDLHEKALFKHLNQIEESLSISDHLNLKLNLNLSQEAFLNYLFKRIAPQCVLARQILDLESVDKQPIHIEINLCEGISNLELHQLIDTASKLGIATEAWLHA from the coding sequence GTGACTGTTGCTGCTTCTGTTTCTTCGCCTAATGTCCAGCGTTCAACTGATTCGGGAATTTATATTACAATTCACGGTCATTTTTACCAGCCTCCGCGTGAAAATCCTTACCTCAATGCGATCGAGCGGCAAGAAAGCGCGGCTCCATTTCATGACTGGAATGCGCGGATTCACCATGAATGCTATCGCCCCAATGCATTCTCACGAATCGAGCGTCATGATGGCAAAATCGTAAAGATTGTCAATAACTACGAATACATGAGTTTTAACATGGGACCTACGCTGCTCTCATGGATGGAATTTTATGATCGAGATACCTATCAAGCAATTCTCGATGCCGATAAACGCAGTGCTGAACGCCTTAATGGTCATGGCAATGCGATCGCACAGGTATATAACCACATCATTATGCCCCTAGCCAATTGGCGCGACAAGTTGACGCAAATTCGCTGGGGTAAAGCCGACTTCAAATCCCGATTTGGGCGCGATCCCGAAGGCATGTGGTTAGCGGAAACAGCTGTTGATTATGAGACTCTTGAGGCTTTAGTTATAGAAGGGATCAAGTTTATTGTCTTGGCTCCGTCACAAGCGCAGCGCTGTCGTCCCATGTCTACCAAAGATAATCCCAATCCTGCATGGGAGGAAGTAGGCGGCGCACAGATTGATCCCAATCGTCCCTATCGTTGCTATTTGCGTCGTCATAGCAATAGTGTCGGCAATGTATCAGACCTCGGGCAGTTCCATTTGCCACCCGATACTGATGCTTACATTGATGTATTTTTTTACGATGGTCCAATCTCTCGCGATATGGGTTTTGGCGATCTCTTAGGCAGTTCCCACAATTTTGTTAAACGTCTCAGCCAAGCCGTCAGAAATGATCATCGTCCGCATCAAATGGTTTCTGTGGCAACCGATGGCGAAACCTTCGGACATCATAAGCATTTCACCGAAAAAACTCTATCCTATGCCTTTGTAGAAGAATTTCCTAAGCGCGGCTGGACAATGACTAATTATGCCCATTATTTAAGTCTATTCCCGCCTACCTACGAAGCAGAACTGAAACCTGTGACTGCTTGGAGTTGTGCCCATGGGGTTGATCGCTGGCAGGGTGGTTGTAACTGTGGTGGCGAAGGATCGAACTATCAACAACTCTGGCGCAAACCCCTGCGAGAAAGCTTGAATTGGCTACGAGATCGCCTTGCGACAGTTTATGTAGATATCGGACGCAAATATTTTAATGATCCTTGGGAAGCCCGCGATCGCTACATCGAAGTGTTGCAAGATTCATTGCGCGATAACATCCCCGACTTTTCCCCGACTTTAGATAGATTCTTTGAGCAGCAATGCGGTAACAAGGTTACTTCCTCGGCTCAGAGAATTGATGCGCTGCGCTTGTTGGAGATGCAACGTCATGCGCTGTTGATGTTTACCAGTTGCGGTTGGTTCTTTGAAGAATTGTCTCGTCCTGAAACCGTGCAGATTTTGCGCTATGCCGCTAGAGCGATCGAGTTAGCGGCTGATGTTGCAGGAGTATTGCTAGAGGATGAATTTATTCATCGTATGGTAAAGGCTCCGAGTAACCTCGCTGAGTTTAAAGATGGTGAAGGTGTTTATCGCAAACAGGTAATTACCAATCGTATTAGTCTTGCCCAAGTTGCAGCTCAATATGCCCTAAGTTCGACTCTCGGTAATTATGGGCGATCGCAACAAATCTATTGCTACCAAATCCAGCAGCAGGATTATCAACTGCAACGGATTGGCTCGATGTCCTTAGCGATCGGGCAGATTTACTTAACTTCGCGGATTACCCAAGAATCGGTTAGTTATATTTTTGCAGTTCTTCATCTGGGCGGCGATGACTTCCATTGTTGCATTCAACCCTTTACAGGACGACGGGAATATGAAGAGATCAAAGCAACTCTCTTTAAAACTCTTAAACAAGCGAATACTGCTTCGGTGATCTTGGCGATGGCAAGTACCTTTAGCGGAGAACAGTTTAGTCTGCATCATCTATTCGCTGAGGAGCGCCATCGAATTCTGCAAGTGTTAGCTGATGAGACTTTGACTCGCCTTGATCAGCTATACGAGCAAGTTTATCGTGATAATTACGGAATATTAATTTCCTTCCGTCGTGATGGCTTACCTGTTCCACCTGAATTGCAAGTAGCCGCCGATATTGTTCTCAACAATCGCCTCACGGAGGAACTGAAGAAACTGGAAACAGGAGCATCATTACCAAATGTGGGACTAGATGCCGTCGCGATTGAGGCAATTAATCTTGGTTGTAAATTTACTCAATTAGAAGATGCCAAAATTCTCGAAAAATATATTTTGAGACAGATTCAGGAACTTTCTCAAATTCAAGATCTCCATGAGAAAGCACTATTCAAGCATCTCAATCAAATTGAAGAATCACTATCAATTAGCGATCACCTCAATCTTAAACTAAATCTTAATCTCTCACAGGAAGCATTTCTGAATTATCTATTTAAAAGGATTGCTCCTCAATGTGTCCTTGCCAGACAGATTCTCGATTTAGAATCCGTTGACAAACAACCAATCCACATTGAGATTAATCTCTGTGAAGGTATTTCTAATTTGGAACTACATCAGTTAATTGATACTGCTAGTAAATTAGGAATTGCCACAGAAGCTTGGCTTCATGCCTAA
- a CDS encoding 2TM domain-containing protein, whose product MDTYSEEQVDQILRYALAKRTNGQNLTKQQIYEIASDMGVSEADFLVAIQEWQSQQSVRKERVEFDKYKKKSFQSNLLKYVIVNSFLVALNLFTSGSIGWAIYPLLFWGLAVALDAWVTYQTDSEEYEKQFQKWMQKQRRDQLTTQIKEKLTTSLEEWLK is encoded by the coding sequence ATGGATACTTACTCAGAAGAACAGGTTGATCAGATTCTTCGCTATGCTCTCGCAAAGAGAACTAATGGTCAAAATCTTACTAAACAGCAAATATATGAAATTGCCTCAGATATGGGGGTAAGTGAAGCTGATTTCCTCGTCGCCATTCAGGAATGGCAATCACAGCAATCAGTACGCAAGGAACGGGTAGAATTTGATAAATATAAGAAGAAGTCTTTTCAATCAAATTTGTTGAAATATGTGATCGTCAATTCTTTTTTAGTTGCCCTGAACCTATTTACCTCAGGCTCTATTGGCTGGGCAATTTATCCGCTATTATTTTGGGGTTTGGCTGTAGCCCTAGACGCATGGGTGACATATCAAACCGATAGTGAAGAATATGAGAAGCAGTTTCAAAAATGGATGCAGAAACAAAGGCGCGATCAACTTACTACCCAGATTAAGGAAAAGTTAACTACTAGTCTCGAAGAGTGGTTGAAGTAA
- the idi gene encoding isopentenyl-diphosphate Delta-isomerase yields the protein MNTVSSTAQLDHKLEEKIILVDTSDRQIGTAEKLQAHRDGLLHRAFSIFVLNSQDQLLLQKRAKHKYHSGGLWTNTCCSHPRDEEPNLIAAHRRLQEEMGFDCELQELFSFVYRAELDHNLIEYEFDHVFVGYSDREPVLNPEEAEDWKWIDLAVLQADIKKHPETYTYWLRDCCDRLVAALK from the coding sequence ATGAACACTGTAAGTTCAACTGCTCAATTAGATCATAAATTAGAAGAAAAAATTATTTTAGTCGATACTAGCGATCGCCAAATTGGGACTGCTGAGAAATTGCAGGCACACCGTGATGGGCTATTGCATCGAGCCTTTTCGATTTTCGTGTTAAATTCCCAAGACCAGCTTTTGCTGCAAAAACGCGCCAAGCATAAATATCATTCAGGTGGTCTCTGGACAAATACTTGTTGTAGTCATCCTCGCGATGAGGAACCAAATTTGATCGCCGCCCATCGTCGTTTGCAAGAGGAAATGGGCTTTGATTGTGAATTGCAGGAGTTGTTTAGTTTTGTCTATCGTGCGGAATTAGACCATAATTTAATTGAGTACGAGTTTGATCATGTGTTTGTCGGCTATAGCGATCGCGAACCAGTTCTCAATCCTGAAGAAGCCGAGGATTGGAAATGGATTGATTTAGCAGTTTTGCAAGCGGATATCAAAAAACATCCCGAGACCTATACCTATTGGCTACGAGACTGCTGCGATCGCCTAGTTGCAGCCTTGAAGTAA
- a CDS encoding iron uptake porin translates to MSKAFNSSLLCLAVFVALSSLSDASAKAAPQNYNISQKDSATNSSTANLASIPSTLAPSSISNLIDRQEAAVTLEQNISSSSSITNLGVDKLVEPTEVSAVTSVSQLSDVRPTDWAFTALQSLVERYGCIAGYPDSTFRGGKALARYEFAAGLNACLDKINEIISAGLADKVSKEDLATVQKLQEEYAAELATLRGRVDSLDKKVTTIESQQFSPTTKLSGLAFFNITGATASAPVRAERNSTTPDNINAVPIRGVGGVPSTSLSSNPNITFGYYLFLTLTTSFTGKDSLVTQLVTGNGNSPANNFASAGYTNSWGTPFLDQTGVPTGAGLPGANSFNIRELFYSFPVASNVNLAIGPRINFYRFFDQNRFTSFLTGATSFNSNGSTLSNAVDRGSGAVIAWTISPQFRLTAAYLGENTEFLSGGNFNTSSNPREGLFGGTNTLTAELVYSPSRDANIRFLYTRSNIRTNAATGLLGGATAEPLPYGIADDGQGGPIDNATADTIILNFDWLISKNFGIFGRYSYGSTKISPLTIGRPGGNINVNAFQFGLGFPDLFKEGALGVLSFVVPYSYSSGRNFLVSGGGDGATQYDLELSYYYPVTKNIAIVPAFYAIFNPNSFSTNPTVFVGNLRTQFSF, encoded by the coding sequence ATGTCAAAGGCTTTCAATAGTTCGCTTTTATGTCTGGCGGTGTTTGTCGCGTTGTCTAGTTTGTCTGATGCATCCGCTAAAGCTGCACCTCAGAATTATAACATTTCACAAAAAGATTCTGCTACCAACTCATCAACAGCAAATTTAGCAAGTATTCCATCAACATTGGCTCCGAGTTCAATTAGTAATCTAATTGATCGACAAGAAGCAGCCGTCACGCTTGAGCAAAATATATCATCATCATCTTCCATCACAAATTTAGGAGTTGATAAACTGGTTGAGCCGACAGAAGTTTCCGCAGTTACTTCTGTTTCTCAATTATCTGATGTGCGACCCACTGACTGGGCTTTTACAGCTCTTCAATCTTTAGTGGAACGTTATGGATGTATTGCTGGTTATCCAGATAGTACTTTCCGTGGTGGTAAAGCATTAGCCCGCTATGAATTTGCTGCTGGCTTAAATGCTTGTTTGGATAAAATCAATGAAATTATCTCCGCAGGTCTAGCTGATAAGGTATCTAAAGAAGATTTGGCAACTGTTCAGAAATTGCAAGAAGAATATGCTGCCGAGCTTGCAACCTTACGTGGTCGCGTTGACTCCCTTGACAAGAAGGTTACCACAATTGAATCTCAACAGTTCTCACCTACTACAAAACTTAGTGGGCTTGCTTTCTTTAATATAACAGGTGCAACTGCTTCTGCTCCTGTCAGGGCGGAGCGTAATTCAACCACTCCCGATAACATCAATGCAGTTCCAATTCGTGGTGTTGGTGGCGTTCCAAGTACATCATTAAGCAGTAATCCGAATATAACCTTTGGATATTATTTATTCCTGACTCTCACAACTTCTTTTACAGGCAAGGATTCTCTGGTAACTCAGTTAGTAACTGGTAATGGCAACTCCCCTGCGAATAATTTCGCATCGGCTGGCTATACCAATTCTTGGGGAACTCCGTTTCTTGATCAGACTGGTGTACCAACAGGAGCAGGGCTTCCAGGTGCAAACAGTTTCAATATCCGTGAATTGTTTTACAGCTTTCCTGTAGCTAGCAATGTTAATTTGGCGATCGGTCCTCGTATTAACTTCTATCGATTCTTCGATCAAAATAGATTCACCAGTTTCCTAACTGGTGCAACTAGCTTTAACTCTAATGGCAGCACTCTATCCAATGCTGTTGATCGCGGTTCAGGTGCGGTTATAGCTTGGACGATTAGCCCTCAATTTAGATTGACTGCTGCTTATTTAGGAGAAAACACAGAATTTTTGAGTGGTGGAAACTTTAATACCTCAAGTAATCCCAGAGAAGGGCTTTTCGGAGGTACAAATACACTAACTGCTGAGTTAGTATACTCTCCAAGTCGGGATGCAAACATTAGGTTCTTATATACTCGCTCTAATATTAGGACTAATGCTGCTACTGGATTGCTTGGTGGGGCAACTGCTGAGCCTTTGCCCTATGGTATTGCTGATGATGGTCAAGGTGGACCAATTGATAATGCAACCGCAGATACAATTATCCTCAACTTTGATTGGTTGATTTCTAAGAACTTTGGCATATTTGGTCGCTACTCCTACGGTAGTACAAAGATTTCGCCACTTACTATTGGCAGACCAGGCGGTAACATCAATGTTAATGCTTTCCAATTTGGACTGGGATTCCCCGATTTGTTTAAGGAAGGTGCGTTAGGTGTTCTTTCCTTTGTGGTTCCCTATAGCTACAGTAGTGGACGTAATTTCCTCGTATCTGGTGGTGGTGATGGCGCAACTCAGTACGATCTTGAGTTGTCTTATTATTATCCAGTCACAAAAAATATTGCGATCGTCCCTGCGTTTTATGCAATTTTTAACCCCAATAGTTTCTCAACAAACCCAACAGTATTCGTTGGTAATCTCCGTACTCAGTTTAGCTTCTAA
- a CDS encoding ABC transporter permease has protein sequence MQGTVDNVRRSPKKFDFEAFLNTRSATIILPAIATVVLFIVWEAAVWIFQIKPFNLPAPTRILDAYIKFAPQLTENSLRTIWTTFAGFLIASFIGVVLGFFIGYSRLIYLTFYPLLVAFNTIPKSALVPLLAVWFGANAIPAIITAFLLAFFPIAVNVALGLETIEPEMKDVLYALGASDFEIFQKVGWPHTLPYVFASLKIAVSFSFIGAVIAESIASNAGLGYLIVQAASDFNVPLAFAALITLAILGVMLYTLFVVIEKKVIYWAR, from the coding sequence ATGCAAGGAACAGTAGATAATGTAAGACGATCGCCTAAAAAATTTGATTTTGAAGCTTTTTTAAATACTAGATCTGCGACTATCATTTTGCCAGCGATCGCTACGGTTGTCTTGTTTATAGTTTGGGAAGCAGCAGTATGGATTTTTCAAATTAAGCCCTTTAACTTACCAGCTCCTACTAGAATTCTTGATGCCTATATCAAATTTGCACCTCAACTTACGGAAAATTCCCTAAGAACAATCTGGACAACCTTTGCAGGATTCTTGATTGCGAGTTTTATCGGTGTGGTGTTAGGCTTTTTTATAGGTTATTCCAGATTGATTTATCTTACTTTTTATCCACTTCTAGTTGCATTCAATACTATTCCTAAGTCAGCTCTAGTACCATTGTTAGCAGTTTGGTTTGGGGCAAATGCCATCCCTGCGATTATCACCGCTTTTCTGCTAGCATTTTTTCCGATTGCGGTTAATGTGGCTTTAGGTTTAGAAACGATTGAGCCAGAAATGAAGGATGTACTATATGCTTTAGGCGCATCAGATTTTGAGATTTTCCAGAAAGTTGGATGGCCGCATACATTGCCCTATGTATTTGCTTCTCTCAAGATCGCCGTTTCTTTTTCATTTATCGGTGCTGTAATTGCCGAGTCCATCGCATCTAATGCAGGTTTAGGTTACTTAATTGTACAGGCAGCATCAGACTTCAATGTACCATTAGCATTTGCAGCACTAATTACTCTGGCTATTTTAGGGGTAATGCTATATACATTATTCGTAGTCATTGAAAAGAAAGTAATCTATTGGGCAAGATAA
- a CDS encoding ABC transporter ATP-binding protein, with amino-acid sequence MVHPITSSSSTESISHSMPLLEFDKIGLEYPFGDSIRRIIQEISLSINLGEFVSFVGPSGCGKTSILRMVSGLSPTKIGELRCHGQPVIKPLKNVGIAFQNPVLLPWRRTIDNVLLPLEVVHPYKRDFKVNHAHYVGMAQKLLQAVGLKDFQQQFPWQLSGGMRQRASLCRSLIHQPEILLLDEPFGALDAFTREEMWVMLQDLWMQAKCVGILITHDLRESVFLSDKVYVMSPRPSEIAFELEIDLPRPRTLEMCLSDEFAHLAAELRRHIHKN; translated from the coding sequence ATGGTACATCCCATAACATCATCTAGTTCTACCGAAAGCATTTCTCATTCTATGCCCTTGCTAGAGTTTGATAAGATTGGTCTAGAATATCCATTTGGAGATTCGATTCGTCGAATTATTCAAGAAATTTCTCTCAGTATTAATCTAGGTGAGTTTGTTTCATTCGTTGGTCCTAGCGGATGTGGTAAGACTTCGATTTTACGAATGGTTTCAGGTTTGAGTCCTACTAAAATTGGAGAGTTACGTTGTCACGGTCAACCTGTGATTAAGCCTCTCAAAAATGTAGGTATTGCCTTCCAAAATCCTGTTCTTCTGCCTTGGCGACGCACTATTGACAATGTATTGTTGCCATTAGAAGTTGTTCACCCCTATAAGCGTGATTTTAAAGTTAATCATGCTCATTATGTGGGCATGGCTCAGAAGCTACTACAAGCTGTAGGCTTAAAGGATTTTCAGCAACAATTTCCTTGGCAATTGTCTGGAGGAATGCGCCAGAGAGCTTCGCTCTGTCGTTCTTTAATTCATCAGCCTGAGATCTTATTGCTAGATGAACCTTTTGGAGCATTGGATGCCTTTACTCGTGAAGAAATGTGGGTAATGCTACAAGATTTGTGGATGCAAGCAAAATGTGTTGGTATATTGATTACCCATGATTTGCGAGAGTCCGTCTTCTTATCAGACAAAGTCTATGTTATGAGTCCGCGTCCGAGTGAAATTGCCTTTGAGCTAGAGATTGATTTGCCTCGTCCAAGAACTCTGGAAATGTGTCTCAGCGATGAATTTGCTCATCTAGCAGCAGAACTACGTCGTCATATTCATAAGAATTGA
- a CDS encoding ABC transporter substrate-binding protein: MRHIFQKKLSNVLLIAASTAILVACNSAPPSNTSTTVSGDKTPAPTATQVATTPDKKAKQAIRVQLPFLTQSLDAPLIVAIEKGYFAEEGLDVSYERGFGNADTISKLGTGKYDLGFSDIYNAMDFNDKNPNDKIVAVAFYQNKAPFSIVTFKANGIKTPEELVGKKLGAPAGDGPRKLFPLFAKEVKIAPDSVTWETMEPKLRETFLLQGKVDAVSGFYTSVVPSLIKGGKTMDDIQIFFYDEFGLDFYGNGILAKKEFADKNPEAIKAFLRGYFRGMQDVIKDPSAALDLVIAKDQSKLMDREAEKLRLKLAIERMYVTPEVEAAGFGGAEMKRLEKSVNQTVEGFKLKPVTVADIFTDKFLPPKDKRLVPPASDRKPLL, translated from the coding sequence ATGCGTCATATTTTTCAGAAGAAATTAAGTAATGTCTTACTTATTGCTGCTTCAACTGCGATTCTTGTAGCGTGTAATTCTGCTCCTCCTAGTAATACAAGCACTACAGTTTCTGGAGACAAAACTCCAGCTCCAACTGCTACTCAAGTAGCTACTACTCCTGACAAAAAAGCTAAGCAAGCTATTCGAGTACAATTGCCTTTTCTGACACAAAGTCTTGATGCGCCTCTAATTGTAGCGATCGAAAAAGGATACTTTGCTGAAGAAGGTCTAGATGTCAGCTATGAGCGCGGTTTTGGAAATGCTGACACAATTAGCAAACTCGGTACTGGAAAGTATGATTTAGGGTTTAGCGATATCTATAACGCGATGGATTTTAACGACAAAAATCCGAATGATAAAATTGTCGCCGTTGCCTTCTATCAAAACAAGGCTCCTTTCTCAATTGTAACTTTTAAAGCAAATGGTATTAAAACTCCTGAGGAGTTAGTAGGTAAAAAACTAGGTGCTCCTGCTGGAGATGGTCCTCGCAAACTCTTTCCTCTTTTTGCCAAAGAAGTGAAAATTGCTCCTGATTCGGTAACTTGGGAAACAATGGAGCCAAAACTGCGTGAGACTTTTTTACTCCAAGGTAAAGTGGATGCAGTGAGTGGTTTTTATACCTCTGTTGTTCCTTCCTTAATTAAGGGTGGAAAAACGATGGATGATATTCAAATCTTCTTCTATGATGAATTTGGTTTGGATTTCTATGGCAATGGTATTTTAGCGAAGAAAGAATTTGCTGACAAAAACCCTGAGGCAATTAAAGCCTTTCTAAGAGGATACTTCCGTGGAATGCAGGATGTTATTAAAGATCCTAGTGCCGCCTTGGATTTGGTTATCGCTAAGGATCAGAGTAAATTGATGGATCGTGAAGCTGAAAAGCTTCGTTTGAAACTAGCAATCGAAAGGATGTATGTTACCCCAGAAGTAGAAGCTGCTGGTTTTGGTGGTGCTGAAATGAAGCGCTTAGAAAAGAGTGTTAACCAGACTGTTGAAGGATTTAAGTTGAAGCCTGTAACAGTTGCTGATATTTTTACTGATAAATTTTTGCCTCCTAAAGACAAAAGATTGGTTCCTCCTGCTAGCGATCGCAAACCATTGCTCTAA
- a CDS encoding alpha/beta fold hydrolase, protein MSSVIIQGAKHNYSLTTSPQSGAKVSFPIVFLHGWMLSQNYWQPLINQLQSNFQCLSYDLRGFGKSEIGDRDDYSLVSYAKDLEALLDHLEINQVWLVGHSLGGAIALWAANLLSDRILGVVCLNAGGGIYIKEEFEKFRTAGKIILKLRPQWLQNLPLVHAQFARDSVQNSLDICWGKQRAIDFVSAKYAAARGTLLDSTSEEEVHKLPQIVSRLKQPVYFVAGADDSIMEPKYVRHLASFHHSFNAYGENVVELPNCGHMAMLEQTHLLHDVLLELLLEPVASYI, encoded by the coding sequence ATGTCTAGTGTCATCATTCAAGGAGCAAAACACAACTATAGTCTTACTACCTCTCCACAATCAGGAGCAAAAGTATCTTTTCCCATCGTTTTTTTGCATGGTTGGATGCTGAGTCAAAACTATTGGCAGCCCTTGATTAATCAGTTACAGTCAAATTTTCAATGTCTGTCTTACGATTTGCGCGGGTTTGGTAAGTCGGAAATTGGCGATCGCGATGACTATTCACTCGTAAGCTATGCCAAAGACTTAGAAGCATTACTCGATCATTTAGAGATTAATCAAGTTTGGCTAGTGGGACATTCCCTCGGTGGTGCGATCGCACTTTGGGCAGCCAATCTACTTAGCGATCGGATTCTTGGTGTCGTCTGCCTCAATGCAGGTGGAGGCATTTATATTAAAGAAGAATTTGAGAAGTTTCGTACCGCAGGCAAAATCATCCTTAAACTCCGACCCCAATGGTTACAGAATCTCCCCTTAGTTCATGCTCAATTTGCGAGGGATAGTGTGCAAAATTCCTTAGATATCTGTTGGGGAAAACAAAGAGCGATCGATTTTGTATCGGCGAAATATGCGGCGGCAAGAGGCACATTACTTGACTCCACAAGTGAAGAAGAAGTTCATAAATTGCCTCAAATTGTTTCTCGATTAAAGCAACCTGTCTATTTTGTAGCAGGCGCAGATGATTCTATTATGGAACCAAAATATGTGCGACATCTTGCGAGTTTTCATCATTCTTTTAACGCTTATGGAGAGAATGTTGTGGAACTTCCTAATTGCGGTCATATGGCGATGCTGGAGCAGACTCACCTTTTACATGATGTCTTATTGGAATTATTGCTAGAACCTGTAGCTTCTTATATTTGA
- a CDS encoding sulfite exporter TauE/SafE family protein, with protein MRRPNKTRALLMMIEQYLLIFVAALLAGGLNGIAGGGSFILFPTLMFAGLPPIPANATNSIALLPGTLASAGAYRHEFSQDKRSLIQVCILGAIGGLVGAILLLRTPPTVFLRILPYLLLIATLAFAFSKNLTKWVESKQSQFANLKLLRSVSVTLLQLIVAIYGGFFGGGMGILFLASFALMGMTNINRMNAYKVMLTSCINAITVIPFVISGVILWQQGFIAAIGASIGGYISAYYAQKIAPILVRYFVIGVGTVLTIYFFIKSWTV; from the coding sequence ATGAGAAGACCTAACAAAACCAGAGCTTTACTAATGATGATTGAGCAGTACTTACTAATTTTTGTGGCAGCTCTGCTAGCTGGTGGGTTAAATGGAATTGCTGGGGGAGGAAGTTTCATTTTATTTCCTACATTAATGTTTGCAGGACTCCCTCCCATTCCTGCAAATGCAACCAACTCGATCGCCCTTTTACCAGGGACATTAGCCAGTGCAGGAGCCTATCGCCATGAATTTTCTCAAGATAAGCGATCACTGATTCAAGTATGTATTTTGGGTGCGATCGGGGGATTAGTAGGTGCAATCTTGCTCTTAAGAACTCCACCGACTGTTTTTTTGCGGATTTTGCCTTACTTGTTACTAATTGCTACTCTTGCCTTTGCCTTTAGCAAAAATCTAACAAAATGGGTTGAGAGCAAACAGTCCCAATTTGCAAATCTCAAATTATTAAGATCGGTCTCAGTTACCCTTTTGCAGTTAATCGTCGCGATATATGGCGGTTTTTTTGGCGGTGGCATGGGAATTTTATTTCTTGCCTCCTTTGCCTTGATGGGGATGACCAATATTAATCGCATGAATGCTTATAAGGTGATGCTGACTAGTTGTATTAACGCTATCACAGTGATCCCCTTTGTAATTTCAGGAGTGATTCTCTGGCAACAAGGATTTATTGCTGCGATCGGTGCATCAATCGGCGGATATATAAGTGCTTACTATGCTCAAAAAATCGCACCAATTTTAGTCAGATATTTTGTAATTGGTGTTGGTACAGTTTTAACCATCTACTTTTTTATTAAAAGCTGGACTGTTTAA